In a genomic window of Roseicitreum antarcticum:
- a CDS encoding ABC transporter permease, translating to MPLRLVPRMRPSPLALYGAPVLALGLTVAFGFVLFLSIGRDPWSALYAYFIAPINSVFGLSELLLAAMPLALIGLGLAVGFRANIWNIGAEGQLVLGAIGGGTVALALWREGVPGTFVLVCIVGALSGMAWAAIPALLRTRFNANEILTSLMLIYVADQLLGWLVHGALRNPQGFGFPESRLFSPEALMPLLWSGTRLHIGWLLVPLAAIGIWFLMTRTVTGFRLRVGGDAANAAAYAGFSQNRMVWLSFLLTGGLAGLVGAMEVAGPVGQLLPKISPGYGFAAIIVAFLGRLHPVGVVLAAHLLALIMIGGENAQMLGVPVSVAELFQGVLLVTLLASDVLVRFRIVRTGARARKVVA from the coding sequence ATGCCGCTTAGGCTTGTCCCGCGCATGCGCCCGTCGCCACTGGCGCTATATGGCGCGCCGGTGCTGGCGCTGGGGCTGACAGTGGCGTTTGGCTTCGTGCTTTTCCTGAGCATCGGACGCGATCCTTGGTCGGCGCTCTATGCTTATTTCATCGCGCCCATCAATTCGGTCTTCGGCCTGAGCGAGCTGTTGCTGGCCGCGATGCCTCTGGCTTTGATCGGGCTGGGCCTTGCGGTTGGCTTCCGGGCCAATATCTGGAACATCGGGGCTGAGGGGCAGCTGGTGCTGGGTGCCATCGGCGGCGGCACTGTGGCGCTGGCGCTGTGGCGCGAAGGCGTGCCGGGCACCTTCGTGCTGGTTTGCATCGTGGGCGCGCTGAGTGGCATGGCATGGGCGGCGATTCCGGCGCTGCTGCGCACCCGCTTCAACGCCAATGAAATTCTGACAAGTCTGATGCTGATCTACGTCGCCGACCAGTTGTTGGGCTGGCTGGTGCACGGTGCGCTGCGCAATCCGCAGGGCTTCGGCTTTCCCGAAAGCCGCCTGTTCAGCCCCGAGGCGCTGATGCCGCTTTTGTGGTCCGGCACAAGGCTGCATATCGGCTGGCTTCTGGTGCCGCTGGCCGCCATCGGCATCTGGTTCCTGATGACCCGCACGGTAACGGGCTTTAGGCTGCGGGTCGGCGGCGATGCGGCGAACGCCGCCGCCTATGCCGGGTTTTCGCAAAACCGGATGGTATGGCTGTCCTTCCTGCTGACGGGCGGGCTGGCCGGTCTGGTCGGTGCGATGGAGGTGGCGGGGCCTGTGGGCCAATTGTTGCCAAAGATCAGCCCTGGCTATGGCTTTGCCGCGATCATCGTGGCGTTTCTGGGCAGGTTACATCCGGTGGGCGTGGTGTTGGCCGCACATCTGCTGGCCCTCATCATGATCGGCGGCGAGAACGCGCAGATGCTGGGCGTGCCGGTTTCCGTGGCTGAGCTGTTTCAAGGCGTACTGCTGGTGACACTGTTGGCCAGCGATGTGCTTGTCCGCTTCCGCATTGTGCGCACGGGCGCCCGGGCAAGAAAGGTTGTGGCATGA
- a CDS encoding ABC transporter ATP-binding protein: MNADPLPSDRPSDSQAPARLAVLGISKQYPGCLANDDVSLSVQPGEILALLGENGAGKSTLIKVIYGLVSPDAGRIEIDGVARAIASPAAARAAGIGVVFQHFSLFDSLTVAENIALGLDDPEIRRDLPRRIRDIGSRYGLVIDPDRVVADLSVGEQQRVEIVRVLLQDPSILIFDEPTSVLTPQAIVGLFDTLRRLRAEGRSVIFISHKLDEIRALCDRATVLRGGRVVGTVPVEGASVNDLARMMIGQEMPSLGADHAGQQGPVKLAVVNLHLKAANPHGTTLNGLSMVAHGGEILGIAGIAGNGQEELLAALSGERTVPDAGGVILGDVAVGRMGPGARRKLGLGFVPGERLGRGAVPPMSLAENGFLTAHWRVPLSLRGIISSAKRTAFADRVIDEFRVATRSNATPAQALSGGNLQRFIVGREILSEPTALVVAYPTWGVDVAAVAAIHAALVALRDRGAAVVVMSEDLDELLSLSDRVAVLCDGQMSAPIARTDCTREHLGMLMSGASALSTPAPGVSKGNADAA, encoded by the coding sequence ATGAACGCCGATCCGCTCCCTTCCGACCGTCCCAGCGATAGCCAAGCCCCCGCGCGGCTGGCGGTGCTGGGCATTTCCAAACAATATCCCGGCTGTCTCGCGAATGACGATGTATCACTCAGTGTGCAGCCGGGTGAAATTCTCGCGTTGCTGGGGGAGAACGGCGCGGGCAAGTCGACCCTTATCAAAGTGATCTATGGCCTCGTAAGCCCTGATGCCGGGCGTATCGAGATTGACGGCGTGGCGCGGGCCATCGCTTCGCCCGCTGCGGCGCGGGCTGCGGGCATCGGCGTGGTATTTCAGCACTTCAGCCTGTTCGACTCGCTGACCGTGGCCGAGAATATCGCGCTGGGGCTGGACGATCCGGAAATCCGCCGCGACTTGCCGCGTCGCATTCGCGATATCGGGTCGCGCTACGGGCTTGTAATCGATCCTGACCGCGTGGTGGCTGACCTGTCGGTGGGTGAACAGCAGCGTGTGGAAATCGTGCGGGTGCTGTTGCAGGACCCTTCGATCCTGATCTTTGACGAACCCACCTCGGTGCTGACGCCTCAGGCCATCGTCGGCCTGTTCGATACCTTGCGCCGCCTGCGTGCTGAGGGGCGATCGGTCATTTTCATTTCGCACAAGCTCGATGAAATCCGCGCCTTGTGTGACCGGGCGACCGTATTGCGCGGCGGGCGCGTAGTGGGCACCGTTCCGGTAGAGGGCGCCAGCGTCAACGATCTGGCGCGCATGATGATCGGGCAGGAAATGCCGAGCCTCGGTGCCGACCACGCAGGCCAACAAGGCCCGGTGAAGTTGGCCGTCGTGAATCTTCATCTAAAGGCAGCCAATCCGCATGGCACGACGCTGAACGGGTTGAGCATGGTGGCGCATGGCGGTGAAATTCTGGGCATTGCCGGGATCGCGGGCAATGGTCAGGAAGAGCTTCTGGCAGCACTGTCAGGGGAACGCACCGTGCCGGATGCTGGTGGTGTTATACTGGGCGATGTGGCGGTGGGCCGCATGGGGCCGGGCGCGCGGCGCAAGCTGGGATTGGGGTTTGTGCCGGGCGAACGTCTGGGGCGTGGCGCCGTCCCGCCGATGAGCCTGGCTGAAAACGGCTTTCTCACCGCGCATTGGCGCGTGCCGCTCAGCTTGCGCGGCATCATCTCCAGCGCGAAACGCACAGCCTTCGCCGACCGCGTGATCGACGAATTCCGCGTCGCCACCCGGTCAAACGCGACCCCGGCGCAGGCATTGTCGGGCGGCAACCTGCAACGATTCATCGTTGGGCGTGAGATCTTGTCAGAGCCTACTGCGCTGGTGGTGGCCTATCCGACATGGGGCGTCGATGTGGCTGCGGTGGCGGCGATCCATGCCGCCCTTGTGGCGTTGCGTGACCGTGGCGCGGCGGTGGTGGTGATGTCCGAAGATCTGGATGAGCTTTTGTCGCTGTCCGACCGCGTGGCAGTTTTGTGCGACGGTCAGATGTCCGCACCCATCGCGCGGACTGATTGCACCCGCGAACACCTTGGCATGTTGATGAGTGGGGCCAGCGCGTTGAGCACCCCTGCCCCGGGCGTATCGAAGGGAAATGCTGATGCCGCTTAG
- a CDS encoding glycosyltransferase family 4 protein: protein MIPINGAFAIPGDLNTRTGGYIYERRMLESLPQVGQPVQYIPLISSFPDPTDAAISDAATRLRALGPDTVLILDGLVFGSIDTEVLASLACPVVAMLHHPLGLEAGLPPARAAALIARERDNLRHAAHVVVPSAHTRDILIAQFGVPADRISVAPPGFDRPPTGVVQTPPADPPLILSVGLICRRKGHDVLLDALARLRHLDWQAAIVGMTHDEGVYQALLHQRAALGLEGRVRFTGEVSAETLDQLWRQAHVFALATRYEGYGMVLSEAQLYGLPMVSCAVGAVPQHVPSAAAALTAPDDAPAFTDALARLLTDVDHRAGMAAASRAGGQRLPHWYDAACVMRDAMALARHAQQV from the coding sequence ATGATTCCCATAAACGGCGCCTTCGCCATTCCTGGCGATCTGAATACCCGCACTGGCGGTTACATTTATGAGCGCCGGATGCTTGAAAGCTTGCCGCAGGTCGGACAGCCCGTTCAATATATCCCGCTGATCTCGTCCTTTCCCGATCCTACCGATGCAGCGATCAGCGATGCGGCGACCCGGCTGCGCGCGTTGGGGCCAGATACCGTGCTGATCCTTGACGGGCTGGTCTTTGGCTCCATCGACACCGAGGTGCTGGCCAGCCTGGCCTGTCCGGTTGTGGCCATGCTGCACCACCCGCTGGGGCTGGAGGCCGGGCTGCCGCCCGCCCGCGCTGCCGCACTGATCGCGCGCGAACGCGACAATCTACGCCACGCCGCACATGTCGTCGTACCCTCGGCCCATACGCGCGACATTCTGATCGCGCAGTTCGGTGTGCCAGCTGATCGGATATCGGTTGCGCCCCCGGGCTTTGACCGCCCGCCCACAGGGGTTGTGCAGACGCCGCCTGCCGACCCGCCGCTCATCCTGTCGGTCGGGCTGATTTGTCGGCGCAAGGGGCATGACGTGCTGCTCGACGCGCTGGCTCGGCTGCGGCATCTGGACTGGCAGGCGGCCATCGTCGGCATGACCCATGATGAGGGCGTGTACCAGGCCCTGCTGCACCAGCGCGCTGCCCTTGGGTTGGAGGGGCGCGTGCGCTTCACCGGCGAGGTGTCGGCAGAGACGCTTGACCAGCTGTGGCGGCAGGCGCATGTTTTTGCGCTGGCCACGCGGTATGAGGGATACGGCATGGTGCTGAGCGAGGCCCAGCTTTACGGTCTGCCCATGGTTAGCTGCGCCGTCGGCGCGGTGCCGCAGCATGTGCCTTCAGCGGCCGCTGCACTGACTGCACCAGATGACGCCCCCGCTTTCACGGATGCCTTGGCGCGGCTGCTGACCGACGTGGATCACCGCGCGGGCATGGCTGCTGCCAGCCGCGCGGGCGGGCAGCGCCTGCCGCACTGGTACGATGCCGCGTGTGTGATGCGTGATGCGATGGCGCTGGCGCGGCACGCGCAACAGGTCTGA
- a CDS encoding ABC transporter permease, giving the protein MTGTLQAASAFGATAAQGHGAQAGGRSIEGNPALPLFSGIAVALMVWQGAAWALAGNYLLAGPWEVAHYLAENTGLIARALGITLTNAGWGFVAGNLAAVGLALIVALLPRAAPVVASLALVVFCLPLVATGPILRVLYGPGPGPQITLAALAVFFTTFVPLLVGLRAAPASLFDLVRLYGRGAWTAFVQIRLMAALPYLMAGLQIAAPAALLGAMVGEFTGAESGLGVLTLRAMRGLDTPATWAIATVASGAAMLAYGALGRIAHALAPARPEVLLAPPAVSAPGGAGIRWLRGPVTAALTLAVLLAIWWLVMEALSLPRFFAKRPDDLWTYLIAAPQAAANRAVLWSATAQSLVYVLPGYLAGLALGAGLAMALALSPVASGVLMPVAVALRSVPIVITAPLIVLALGRESVGTVTIVAVMIFFPALVACLHGLRQAPGQVLDVMATYGAGRWARLWHAQVPAMLPAFFAAARMSVPAAVLAVTVAEWLATGTGLGNLMALTASTSDYNLLWSAVVVVALGSALGYALVGWAERAVLARVAPEQLRG; this is encoded by the coding sequence ATGACTGGGACGCTGCAAGCGGCGTCGGCTTTTGGTGCTACCGCCGCGCAGGGTCACGGCGCGCAAGCGGGCGGGCGGAGCATTGAGGGCAACCCGGCGCTGCCGCTTTTTTCAGGAATTGCCGTCGCGCTTATGGTCTGGCAAGGGGCAGCTTGGGCGCTTGCTGGCAACTATCTGCTGGCCGGGCCTTGGGAGGTGGCGCACTACCTCGCCGAGAATACGGGGCTGATTGCGCGCGCGCTGGGTATCACGCTTACCAATGCGGGCTGGGGCTTTGTTGCGGGCAATCTGGCGGCGGTGGGGCTGGCGCTGATTGTGGCGCTGTTGCCGCGTGCCGCACCCGTGGTCGCGTCGCTGGCGCTGGTGGTGTTTTGCCTGCCGCTGGTGGCGACGGGGCCGATCTTGCGTGTTCTCTATGGCCCGGGGCCGGGGCCGCAGATCACGCTGGCGGCCTTGGCCGTGTTCTTTACGACTTTCGTGCCGCTGTTGGTGGGCCTGCGCGCCGCACCCGCCAGCCTGTTCGATCTGGTTCGCCTGTATGGGCGGGGCGCTTGGACGGCCTTCGTGCAGATCCGGCTGATGGCCGCCCTGCCCTATCTGATGGCGGGCCTGCAAATTGCCGCCCCTGCTGCCCTGCTAGGGGCCATGGTGGGCGAGTTCACTGGGGCGGAAAGCGGGCTGGGCGTGCTGACCCTGCGCGCGATGCGCGGCCTCGACACCCCTGCCACATGGGCGATCGCGACGGTGGCATCGGGTGCGGCGATGCTGGCCTATGGCGCGCTTGGCCGGATCGCGCACGCGCTGGCCCCTGCCCGGCCAGAGGTCCTTTTGGCCCCTCCCGCCGTCAGCGCCCCGGGTGGCGCGGGTATTCGGTGGCTGCGTGGCCCGGTTACGGCTGCGCTGACACTCGCGGTGCTGCTGGCAATCTGGTGGCTGGTGATGGAGGCGCTGTCCCTGCCGCGCTTCTTCGCCAAGCGCCCTGATGACCTGTGGACCTATCTGATTGCCGCGCCGCAAGCCGCAGCCAACCGGGCGGTGTTGTGGTCGGCGACGGCGCAATCGCTGGTCTATGTGCTGCCGGGCTATTTGGCGGGGCTGGCCTTGGGCGCGGGACTGGCCATGGCGCTGGCGCTGTCGCCCGTCGCCTCGGGCGTGCTGATGCCGGTGGCCGTGGCGCTGCGGTCCGTTCCCATTGTCATCACCGCGCCGCTGATTGTGCTGGCGCTGGGGCGTGAGAGTGTGGGGACTGTAACCATCGTGGCAGTGATGATCTTCTTTCCCGCGCTGGTCGCTTGCCTGCACGGGCTGCGACAGGCACCCGGGCAGGTGCTGGACGTGATGGCCACCTATGGTGCGGGCCGCTGGGCCCGGTTGTGGCATGCTCAGGTTCCTGCCATGCTGCCCGCCTTCTTCGCCGCCGCGCGCATGTCGGTGCCCGCTGCCGTGCTGGCGGTGACGGTGGCGGAATGGCTGGCCACTGGCACGGGGTTGGGCAACCTGATGGCGCTGACGGCCTCGACCTCGGATTACAACTTGCTGTGGTCGGCGGTGGTGGTCGTGGCACTGGGGTCCGCACTTGGCTATGCGCTGGTGGGCTGGGCAGAGCGTGCGGTGCTGGCCCGCGTCGCGCCCGAACAACTGAGGGGCTGA
- a CDS encoding ABC transporter ATP-binding protein — translation MADTGPSVMAPAVPDPKSDTADARPTNAVAPGIVCSDVSKTFGEGSSAVEVLARTDLQFAAGQMTALVGPSGCGKSTLLRMVAGLEPPGTGTISIGGASPQTLQRQGALAMAFQDASLLPWRSVRGNVALALTLARQPADRAAVDAMIARVGLAGFEDSRPAELSGGMRQRAAIARCLVTHPRVLLLDEPFGAVDELTRARLNADLPPLWRTGATTTLMVTHSIREAVVLADRVIVLSSRPARVVADVAVPRDLTPGGEAALALEARISAALAQGWDEPGVAERHAAQ, via the coding sequence ATGGCTGATACGGGTCCATCAGTCATGGCGCCTGCGGTTCCTGACCCCAAAAGCGACACGGCAGACGCCCGGCCCACGAACGCAGTGGCGCCGGGCATCGTTTGCTCTGATGTGTCCAAGACTTTCGGCGAAGGCTCCAGCGCAGTCGAGGTTCTGGCCCGGACCGACCTTCAATTTGCCGCAGGGCAGATGACTGCGCTGGTCGGCCCCTCGGGCTGTGGGAAATCGACGCTCTTGCGTATGGTGGCGGGGTTGGAGCCGCCCGGGACTGGCACGATATCTATCGGGGGGGCCAGCCCGCAGACGCTTCAGCGTCAGGGTGCGCTGGCCATGGCGTTTCAGGATGCCTCGCTGTTGCCCTGGCGCTCGGTGCGCGGCAATGTGGCACTGGCCCTGACACTGGCGCGCCAGCCCGCTGACCGCGCGGCGGTGGATGCGATGATCGCCCGCGTGGGCTTGGCCGGGTTCGAGGATTCGCGCCCGGCCGAGCTGTCGGGCGGGATGCGCCAGCGTGCCGCCATCGCGCGCTGTCTGGTCACCCACCCCCGGGTGCTGCTGTTGGATGAACCTTTCGGCGCTGTGGACGAATTGACCCGCGCGCGGCTGAACGCCGACTTGCCGCCCCTGTGGCGCACCGGGGCAACAACGACGCTGATGGTCACCCATTCCATCCGCGAGGCTGTGGTATTGGCCGACCGTGTCATCGTGCTGTCCAGTCGTCCCGCGCGTGTCGTGGCCGACGTGGCGGTGCCGCGCGACCTGACCCCGGGTGGCGAGGCCGCGCTGGCGCTGGAGGCGCGGATCAGTGCCGCGCTGGCGCAGGGCTGGGACGAACCCGGCGTTGCTGAACGCCACGCGGCGCAATAG
- a CDS encoding ABC transporter substrate-binding protein: MTRFDISRRHLIGMGLAGLGGWAVGARPAMAQQRDVALQLSWLHSVQFAGSYLADERGYWADRGLSVRLDSGGPNAPVEPPVVAGTALVGISAADYTAAAVQQGAPFRIIGVAMQNNPFAIASLPGNPVNTPADLEGKRIGMATANTPVLRTLCTLNDVDFDAITIVPTQYDAAPLIAGEVDCLLCWSTDLPVSMFVRGIESVTMLMADYGYKLHSQTYIATDDSLSSRRADLVALLAGEARGWSDYLTDTDAATDLTLARFPDAGLDRAAQLEQARRQVPLMFSDLTEANGFGWFTEETVAENIETLALLGTPVSADLWDRSILDEVHG; encoded by the coding sequence ATGACCAGATTTGACATTTCGCGTCGGCACCTGATCGGCATGGGGTTGGCGGGCCTCGGCGGTTGGGCCGTTGGTGCGCGCCCCGCCATGGCGCAGCAACGCGATGTGGCGCTGCAGCTGTCGTGGCTGCATTCGGTGCAATTCGCGGGCAGCTATCTTGCGGATGAGCGCGGCTATTGGGCTGATCGCGGGCTGTCCGTGCGGCTGGACAGCGGCGGGCCGAACGCACCGGTCGAACCCCCCGTGGTCGCGGGCACGGCGCTGGTCGGTATCTCAGCCGCCGATTACACCGCTGCCGCCGTGCAGCAGGGTGCACCCTTCCGTATCATTGGCGTGGCGATGCAAAACAACCCCTTCGCCATCGCTTCGCTGCCCGGCAACCCGGTGAATACCCCCGCCGATCTGGAGGGCAAGCGCATTGGCATGGCCACCGCGAATACGCCGGTGCTGCGCACCCTGTGCACCCTGAACGATGTGGATTTCGACGCGATCACCATTGTACCGACGCAATACGATGCCGCCCCCCTGATCGCCGGTGAGGTGGATTGTCTGCTGTGCTGGTCTACCGATCTGCCGGTGTCGATGTTCGTGCGCGGCATCGAGAGCGTTACGATGCTCATGGCCGATTACGGCTACAAGTTGCACTCGCAAACCTACATTGCCACGGATGACTCACTGTCCAGCCGGCGCGCCGATCTGGTGGCCCTTTTGGCGGGTGAGGCGCGCGGCTGGTCCGATTACCTCACCGACACCGATGCCGCGACCGACCTGACGCTGGCGCGCTTCCCTGATGCAGGCCTCGACCGTGCCGCGCAGCTGGAACAGGCGCGCCGCCAAGTGCCGCTGATGTTTTCAGACCTGACGGAAGCGAACGGTTTTGGTTGGTTCACGGAGGAGACCGTTGCCGAGAATATCGAGACGCTGGCCCTGCTGGGCACCCCGGTAAGCGCCGATCTGTGGGACCGCAGCATTCTGGATGAGGTGCATGGCTGA
- the mdoH gene encoding glucans biosynthesis glucosyltransferase MdoH — protein MKRGALLRRWQMIATAALSALLVLALWYGLDRGATHPGLSALVLVLFAVNTVWLAGTAVTALMGMARDTDARDPSPRAVVAPALPVRLSEHDAARDEAPGPCAILWLTCGEDPAPLARRIGAMLTGLRQTGQDAGCRIFVLSDTRGADARAQEVAVLGPLAGQITYRNRTAPTGRKPGNLRDWLEQYGAGFETMLVLDADSTFSATRLAELRSQMACDPCLGLLQSAIRLRPAPSRFAGVQRLSGRLCGPVFARGLARLSGDAGNYWGHNALLRRAAFAQVCDLPPLPGRPPFGGPVLSHDFIEAAYLRRAGWAVQIVPDSRGSFEDAPDTIAAHLRRDRRWAQGNLQHLLLIAGPGLHPASRLHLLAGIQSYLSAPIWLALVLLTGSGAVHMTGAALWPLAGTMGLLMVPKLAGAASYGRAALWPRRRRVIWRSVGAELVLSTLLAPLGLIRRTGAVLSVLSGRDCGWVPAGTSGPRALVPGRAEVASGLAILLAVTLPQLLIGGGASMVAEGFDTAAPGSGAPDTASAVGWRSALVAALMVMPIVVPLLVAPRLTRWFDGPRPQRCAAAASGDPIAAYYDASTRRFLKLGGSGAALAIHRPLWAPGIADAEAAAAHVNTLVARAAEDALGRPPERVRDLGCGVGGTLLQLATRWPQAELSGLTLSAEQVRLAERHVAARGMASRIRVLRSDFGLPTTLPRADLVIAIESHVHADSAAGFLRSAHAHIASGGVLVIIDDMLAHPVSALDYRAARLVAAFRRGWRLGHVTPAQGLVAAAEGMGYRLLDQTDLSPMLRLNRWRDQALRLAGPMADTLGLARVPLFANMIGGNALTQAHRAGIMSYRLVVLREASSPAATRDVPDRQLTVDASGRTAA, from the coding sequence ATGAAGCGGGGCGCCCTCCTGCGCCGTTGGCAGATGATCGCCACAGCGGCGCTCAGCGCGCTGCTGGTTTTGGCGCTTTGGTACGGGCTGGACAGGGGCGCGACGCATCCTGGCCTCAGTGCGCTTGTGCTTGTGCTGTTCGCGGTCAATACCGTCTGGCTGGCGGGCACTGCGGTGACCGCGCTTATGGGGATGGCACGGGACACGGATGCTCGCGATCCGTCGCCGCGCGCAGTCGTGGCCCCTGCGCTGCCCGTCCGGCTTTCAGAACATGATGCTGCGCGGGACGAAGCGCCCGGTCCCTGCGCGATCCTGTGGCTGACCTGCGGTGAGGACCCCGCGCCACTGGCGCGCCGGATTGGTGCCATGCTGACGGGCCTGCGCCAGACGGGCCAGGATGCCGGTTGCCGGATTTTCGTGTTGTCCGACACCCGGGGTGCGGATGCGCGGGCACAAGAGGTGGCAGTGCTTGGCCCGCTTGCCGGGCAGATCACTTATCGCAACCGCACCGCGCCAACGGGCCGCAAGCCAGGCAATCTGCGCGACTGGCTGGAGCAGTATGGCGCGGGGTTTGAGACGATGCTGGTGCTGGATGCTGACAGCACCTTCAGCGCCACGCGGCTGGCCGAATTGCGTTCCCAGATGGCATGCGACCCGTGCCTTGGCCTTTTGCAATCCGCGATCCGGCTGCGCCCCGCGCCTAGCCGCTTCGCGGGGGTGCAACGCCTTTCCGGGCGCCTCTGCGGACCGGTTTTCGCGCGCGGGCTCGCGCGGCTGAGCGGCGATGCGGGCAATTACTGGGGCCATAACGCGCTGCTGCGTCGGGCAGCCTTCGCGCAGGTTTGCGACCTGCCGCCGCTGCCCGGCCGCCCGCCCTTCGGCGGCCCGGTCCTGAGCCATGATTTCATTGAGGCGGCCTACCTGCGCCGCGCGGGCTGGGCGGTGCAGATCGTTCCCGACAGCCGTGGCAGTTTCGAGGATGCGCCCGACACGATCGCCGCCCATCTGCGCCGCGATCGGCGTTGGGCGCAGGGTAATCTGCAACACCTGCTGCTGATCGCGGGGCCGGGGCTGCACCCGGCCAGCCGCCTGCATCTGCTGGCGGGTATCCAGAGCTATCTTTCCGCCCCGATCTGGCTGGCGCTTGTACTACTGACCGGGTCGGGCGCGGTGCATATGACGGGGGCGGCGCTCTGGCCCCTCGCGGGGACGATGGGGCTGTTGATGGTGCCGAAGCTGGCGGGTGCTGCGTCTTATGGGCGGGCGGCGCTTTGGCCGCGTCGCCGCCGTGTGATCTGGCGCAGCGTCGGGGCGGAACTGGTCTTGTCGACCCTGCTTGCCCCCCTCGGCCTGATCCGGCGTACTGGGGCGGTGCTGTCGGTGCTGTCGGGGCGCGACTGCGGCTGGGTGCCCGCAGGCACCTCTGGCCCGCGTGCGCTGGTCCCGGGCCGGGCCGAGGTGGCGTCCGGCCTGGCTATCCTGTTGGCCGTGACCCTGCCGCAACTGCTGATCGGCGGCGGCGCCAGCATGGTTGCGGAAGGTTTTGACACCGCGGCGCCGGGTAGCGGCGCCCCCGACACCGCGTCTGCGGTCGGATGGCGAAGCGCGCTGGTGGCTGCGCTGATGGTCATGCCGATTGTTGTTCCCTTGCTGGTCGCGCCCCGGTTGACCCGCTGGTTTGACGGCCCGCGGCCACAGCGCTGCGCAGCGGCGGCGTCCGGCGACCCGATCGCTGCTTATTACGACGCCAGCACCCGGCGTTTCCTGAAGCTGGGCGGAAGTGGCGCGGCGCTGGCCATTCACCGCCCACTCTGGGCGCCGGGCATCGCCGATGCCGAGGCCGCGGCAGCCCATGTAAACACCCTCGTCGCACGCGCTGCTGAGGACGCGCTGGGGCGCCCGCCGGAACGGGTGCGCGATCTGGGTTGCGGCGTGGGCGGCACCTTGCTGCAGTTGGCCACGCGCTGGCCGCAGGCCGAACTCAGCGGGCTGACCCTCAGCGCAGAGCAGGTGCGGCTGGCCGAGCGCCACGTAGCAGCACGCGGCATGGCGTCACGCATCCGCGTGCTGCGCAGTGATTTCGGCCTGCCCACCACCCTGCCCCGCGCCGATCTGGTGATCGCCATCGAAAGCCACGTCCATGCGGACAGCGCGGCTGGCTTCTTGCGCAGTGCGCACGCCCATATCGCCTCCGGTGGGGTGCTGGTTATTATCGACGACATGCTGGCGCACCCGGTGTCTGCGCTGGACTACCGGGCCGCACGGCTGGTCGCCGCCTTCCGGCGCGGTTGGCGGCTGGGCCATGTTACACCGGCGCAGGGGCTGGTCGCGGCGGCGGAGGGGATGGGTTATCGCCTTCTGGACCAGACTGATCTCAGCCCCATGCTGCGGCTGAACCGCTGGCGGGACCAGGCGCTACGGCTGGCCGGGCCAATGGCCGATACACTGGGGCTTGCGCGGGTTCCCCTCTTCGCCAACATGATCGGCGGCAATGCTCTGACGCAGGCGCATCGCGCCGGGATCATGTCCTACCGATTGGTCGTGCTGCGTGAAGCATCCAGTCCTGCCGCGACGCGGGATGTGCCCGACCGGCAGTTAACCGTTGATGCGTCCGGAAGAACCGCCGCCTGA
- a CDS encoding cytochrome b, whose translation MNATYERPLKYAATTRLLHWLVALMVLAMIPIGIYMQTEGLPRAQQNLLFVMHKNGGVILLALVLLRLVWRATHRAPSLPASLPRWQVRAAGLTQAALYILLLVMALSGYVRVAAGGFPIEMLDAIGMPSLVPRSDSLAGVAKTIHSYARFGLIALVALHVAAGLKHLVQRDGVFSRIWPPVGGR comes from the coding sequence ATGAACGCGACCTACGAGCGGCCATTGAAATATGCCGCAACCACCCGGCTGCTGCACTGGCTAGTGGCTCTCATGGTGCTGGCTATGATCCCCATCGGCATCTATATGCAGACCGAAGGGCTGCCGCGTGCCCAGCAGAACCTGCTGTTTGTCATGCATAAGAACGGTGGGGTGATTTTGCTGGCGCTGGTCCTGCTACGGCTGGTCTGGCGGGCCACGCACCGCGCGCCCTCGCTACCCGCTTCGCTGCCGCGCTGGCAGGTGCGGGCGGCGGGCCTGACGCAAGCGGCGCTTTATATACTGCTGCTGGTCATGGCGCTCAGCGGCTATGTTCGGGTCGCGGCGGGGGGCTTTCCGATCGAGATGCTGGATGCCATCGGCATGCCGTCGCTGGTACCCCGCTCGGACTCGCTGGCCGGGGTGGCAAAGACCATTCATTCCTATGCGCGCTTCGGGTTGATTGCGCTGGTCGCGCTGCATGTCGCGGCGGGACTGAAGCATCTGGTGCAGCGAGATGGGGTGTTTTCGCGCATCTGGCCGCCGGTCGGCGGGCGTTGA